The Solenopsis invicta isolate M01_SB chromosome 1, UNIL_Sinv_3.0, whole genome shotgun sequence DNA segment GATAGCAGGGCGATCCCGAGCAACACGGaggtcttaaaaaaaaaaaaaaaaaaaaaaaacagaataatgtCTTCTAAAAGTTTCGCAGGCACCTTTTGACGACATTCGTGTTGTCTACGGAACATGATATTGCGTAATGCATAAGTAAGCACAACGTTTCATGAACAATTCACGAAATTGTACTTGCACTCTCACGAcggaaaaataatcaaaatccGTGAAATTTCGTATCTCGCACTCATGTAGCGAGCTCTCATGTATTGAATTACATATCTAACGCTTTCGATACGCACTGATTAATTTGTACCTCAGAGAAGAATTTCTCCCCGCCCCCtcccttttttttcaaaaatcatgatttttcagAAATCGTCATACAAGCAAGATCTGCACAAAACTTAAGAAAATGCGCTTCGAAGCAATAAGTATTAAACTAAGCGTTATTGTTATCATAATTTAGACTGTTACGTACataaaaaacgcgtttaaaaacGCGTTCATATTTTCCCTGACATTTGATATCGATAACCGTGTGCGTACACTCTGACAATGAGGTAAGCAGAGCTCATTTTTTTTGGTAGCGACATCGCGCTGCactaataatgcaaaaaaaaagcaCAGATAACGCATGATATTGCTGTGTTttctgtacatatatatacgtattttGTAAGTGTAAATAAATACTGTAGATCTACTCTCTTGTTAGAAGAAATAACTTCAGCACGTTTTGTAGAGATTAAGTAAAATCTACTGTTAAGCAATATATCTGATGTTGGTACAGTTAATTACTGATTAAACAGTAAtatcattttgtatatttgtatatctCTTTGATTTAATCATCTTGACGATGATTCATTACAAGATCGATTGTTCgtgttataattattgtttacaatatgtatgtacaatagaatgttatataatatgattgtcattgtttttcaaatacgcgagcatatacatatatgcatatatacagggtgttggTCAGCAGTAGGTGAGAGAAAAGAAGTGATTCTAGATAAAAGAAAacgagaataaaaaataatttcaaattttattcttttaattatatttctatgttttttaagtactgtttatataaatgtttacacatttataattaaaaaccaaagtattattaattgcaGTTTTTATTCTTGATTTGCGTCTTACTGTATCCTCATAAAAATCATTCCTGGTATTTTCTCCAACCTGTTGCCAAacactgtatatgtatatacacatatatatattgagtcacatacatgtaaataaacattttataactattatattttgtctatgtgttctttcatttttcacataaagatatatgattatatatattagcAACACAAGACATGAACATCCTAAAatccttataaaaatttaagtgcCGAGTATCATTATGTTTCCTTGTTTTAAAAGTTGGGCtcttaattgtaaattttcgtCTTTTAATTGATTCACTACTTGTTGAAGATTCTTGACTTCTTCTGTCAATTGTGCACTATCATTCAAACTCTGAACTAGTTTGTCCGGTGTTTCCCTTAAATCCGTAATATACTCGTAAGCTCGCTCTAGTATACCCCCTTTGCTCTGTAAATAGTGTTATCATTAAcaagcaatataaataatttttataacacaaaaaaaaagaaattattaaaagacaaatatttattttagaatttgcAAATGTCTTACTTGTGCTTCCAAATTCAGTTTCACATTTCCCTCTTTTTCCACACTCTGGTCAGAACTAAGTTCGCAGTCTGCTAAAAGCTTCGCCAACTTAGAAATCCAATTGCTAATTCTATCTCTTCTACGCCTTTCAACTTCATTATGTACTACTCTTCGTCTGTCGGTCCtctaaatacaatttttatttcttttaatgaaaaaataacaatatgaaGTGCTCAATAATATCGATATGAAATATTACCACTAATAAGGCTTACCTTTTTCTTTgtggataaaatattttgtgatccTTCTATCTGTAGTTTGGTTACATTAGGTATAACGGTTCCAGCAGAGTCTGACGTTATAATTTCATTGCCATTGCTAAGTACGTATAATTGTGCATTCAATGGAGTAGACAAAACTTGGACAGTACTATTCACAGAGGTGGCTATCGATAGTTCATTGCCCTCTCTGTCATTGTTGCTAACATGCATAACTTTGTATTCCACTGCATTGTCATCTCTATTTACTGCATACAAGTGATACCGTATGTCATCATCCTCAAGATTCATATCAGTATCGCAGTCAACTATCTCTGCTTCTTCCAGAACCACACCGACGGTTTCGTCGCTTGCTATGTTCTCATCCGTGCTACAACATGCGTGGTTTTGTTATcaaaaaagagatatatttgCGAATGATGAAATCACAAAGCAGCgcttctgtaaaaaaaaaagtactcacCTGTCATCAATAACATCAAAATCGGCCTCCATTTCAATGAGCAATAATAAATACGATAATCAATTAGATATACAACTATACAACAACGATACATTCAATGTGTGAAGGTGCGTTAACGGTAATTATGTCAAGGTAACATTGTAAAAACC contains these protein-coding regions:
- the LOC105194766 gene encoding upstream stimulatory factor 2, with product MEADFDVIDDSTDENIASDETVGVVLEEAEIVDCDTDMNLEDDDIRYHLYAVNRDDNAVEYKVMHVSNNDREGNELSIATSVNSTVQVLSTPLNAQLYVLSNGNEIITSDSAGTVIPNVTKLQIEGSQNILSTKKKRTDRRRVVHNEVERRRRDRISNWISKLAKLLADCELSSDQSVEKEGNVKLNLEAQSKGGILERAYEYITDLRETPDKLVQSLNDSAQLTEEVKNLQQVVNQLKDENLQLRAQLLKQGNIMILGT